Within Planctomycetota bacterium, the genomic segment CCGTGTCCACGTCCGTGCCCTCGCCCGGCGCCCTGCCCTTCTCGACGACGTCCAGATCGTCTGCATCCCTGGGGGTTTCTCCTACGGCGACGACATCGCCAGCGGCCGGATCTTCGCCCTCGAGATCCGCGCCCGGCTCGGCGACGCCCTGCGCCGGTTCCGTGACCGCGGCGGGCTCGTGCTCGGGATCTGCAACGGCTTCCAGGTCCTCCTCCAGACGGGGCTGCTCCTCGCCGATCCCGACGGCCGTCCGCTGGCAACGCTCGCCCACAACGCGTCGGGGCGGTTCGTCGACCGCTGGGTGCGGCTGCGGCTCGATCCCGGCCCGTGCCGGTTCCTCCACGGCGTCGCGGCGGAGTTCGACCTGCCGGTGGCCCACGGCGAGGGGCGGTTCGTGACGCGGTCGCCGGCCGAGCTCGATAGGCTCGCGGCCGCCGGCCAGCTCGTCCTCCGTTACGCCGCCGACGACCACGGCGCGACGACCAACCCCAACGGCTCGGCGGCCGACGTCGCCGGGGTCTGCGACGAGACCGGGCGGGTATTCGGGATGATGCCCCACCCGGAGCGGTTCGTCGACGCCACGCAGCACCCCTCCTGGACCGGCCGGCTCGACCCGGCGGCGGCCGGCGCCGGGCTGGCACTCTTCGCCGCCGCCGTCCGCGCCGTCTCCGCGTGAGTCGAATCAGCCCGCGCCGTCGCGTTTCCGGGGCGGCCTCGGCGCGCGCGGAGTCGACTCTTCGCCACTGCGCCACCTGCCGCCGTCGGCGAGCGCACGGCGAAGGAGGAACTCGATCTGGCCGTTGAGGCTGCGGAGGTCGTCATCGGCCCAGCGGCGCAGGGCCGCCAGCACCGCCGGATCGATCCGCAGCAGGAACGCGTCGCGCTGGGCCACCACCACACTCCTCCCCGGTGCGCCGGCCGGGCCACCGGGCGCGCCCGGAACGACCGTCAGGAATAGATCGTGCCGGTGTTCACGACCGGCTGGGCGTGGCGGTCGCTGCAGAGGACGACCAGCAGGTTGCTCACCATCGCCGCCTTGCGCTCGTCGTCGAGCTGCACGACACCGTCGCGCTCGAGGTGCGTGAGGGCCATCTGCACCATCCCCACCGCCCCGTCGACGATCTTGGCACGGGCCGCCACGACCGCGGCCGCCTGCTGGCGCTGGAGCATCGCGGCCGCGATCTCCGGCGCGTAGGCGAGGTGGCTGATGCGGGCCTCGATCACCTCGACGCCGGCGCGCTCGAGACGCTCCTGGATGTCGGCGCGCAGCTGCCGGCAGATCTCGTCAGTGCTGCCGCGCAGGCTCGTCTCGTGGTCCTCGCTGTCGTAGGGATAGCGCGTCGCCAGCGAGCGCAGCGCCGCCTCGCTTTGGACGGCGACGAAGTCCTCGTAGTCCTGGACCTCGAAACTCGCTTCAGCGGTGTCCACGACACGCCAGACGACGACGGCCGAGATCTCGACCGGATTGCCGTTCCTGTCGTTGACCTTCGAGGGACGGCCGTGGGTCCGCCCCTGCTGCTCGACGACCTTGCCCGCCGCGTCCTTGACCTCGGGGGTCCGCGACGAGCCGGTCTCGAAGTTGCGGATCCGGAGGCTGATCGCCTTCTTGGTGTAGAAGGGATTGACCCACCAGAAGCCCGAACGCCGCGCCGTGCCCTTGTAGTCGCCGAACAACGAGAACACCCGGGCCTCGTTGGGGGCGATCGCGACGAGGCCGAACAGGCAGACGAAACTCACCACCGGCACGAGGATCGCAGCCGAGGCAGCAAGCAGCGGAATCATCCCGCCCCACGAGAACGGAGTCCCCGCCAAAGCACGGCCGAGGAGCGCCACCAACGGAATCGGCACGACGATCCCGGCCACCAGACCGACCAGCGCCGTCCAACCGGACCACGGCTGGAGAGGCCGCTCGACGAACGCGGGCCGCGGCGGGAATCCGGGCGGGGAAACGGCAGGAACGGACATCGTTGGGTCCTCCGCAAGACGACAGGCTCAACCGCCGAACGATACCGTAATGATATCACATCGAAATCTGCCGTCAACCGCCCGGGCCGCCACCGGCCGGCGTTGCCTCCCCAGCCGTCCGTCCCTACCCTGCCTCCCCTCCGTCTGTCGTTGACCGCCCCGCCCGAGCGCCGCCGATGCGTCGCCTCGCCATTCTCGGTCCGCTCGTCGCCGTCGCCGCCGGCTGCGCGCACCTCGCCGCGCCGGCGCCCACCGATCCGGTCGCCCCCGGTCCGCCGCGCGGCGGGGGCGCCCGGCCGCGGACGCTCGCCTGCGAGATGTTCTTGCTGCGCGCCGCGGAAGGGGACGACCTCCGTGGTGACGGGCTGTGGCAGTTCGTCGACGAGCAGGTGTTTCCCGAACCGCTGCGGCGGCGTCTGGCCAGCCACGGCCTCCGCGCCGGCGTGGTCTCCGATCCGCCACCGGAGTGCCTCGCCGGCCGTCTCGCCCCCGCGACCACCGAGCCGGCGCCCCCTGCCGATCCGTCGCGGGTCCACAGCGTGCTACGGCTGCTGCCGGGGCAGGAAAGCGAGTTGGTGGCCGTCGCCGGCCCGCGCCGGCTGGTGATCCTCGAGCACGATGACGACGGCATCGGCGGTGGCACCTACGAAGACGCCAGCGCCGTCGTCACGCTCGTCGCTCACCCCGGTGCCGACGGGAGAACCCGCCTGGTGCTCACCCCGACGGTCAAGCATGGCGCGATCGAACGCTCATGGGAGGGCACGGACGGGGCTTTCCGGCTCGCCACCGGACAGCGGCGCCGCGGGTTCGACGGCCTGCGGATGGAAATCGAACTCGCCGACCATGAAGCGCTCGTCGTCGCCGGCGCCGGAGCCCCCGCCGCGACGGTCGGCGACGCCTTTTTCCGCGACGAGAGCGGCGCCACCGCAGTTCACCGGCTGCTCGTGATCCGTCCGCTCGCCCGGGCGCTCGATCCGCGATTCGCCGCCGCCGGCACCGGCTCCGGGGACCTGGAGAGCCTGCGTCGCCGTTGACGGGGAGCCGTCCGGGGGACTGCGGGAACGGGGCAAGGCAAGGCCGGGGCCGGGAGCCGCTGCGACCTGACCCAGCCGGATGTGCCGATCACCACCGGCATATGGTGGCAACGAGCACTCCCGATACCGATGCTTCCCGCCGCGCGGCGCGGCGATCGCGGTCGCTGACCGTGTTCGCCGCCGCCCTCGTCGCCGGCGCGGCGGTGGCCCTCGGCGTGAACCGGCTCCTCGAACTGCATCTCGAGCGCCAGCGGCCGCAGGTGGAACGCGAGGCGATCTTCGTCGCCCTCCGCTCGCTTCCCGGCGGTTCAGCGGTGACCGTGTGGGACGTGGCGCTCAAGCCCTGGCCTCGGGCGATGGTGCCGGCGACGGCGATCCGGTCGATCGAGTCGTACGACGGCCTCACCACCCGCCAGCCGCTCCGCGAAGGACTTCCCCTCCTCGCCTCGCAGTTGTCGTTCGACCCCGAGGCGGCCAAGCGGACACCCGCTCCCACCGCGACCGTCACCGGCAACCACGGCTCCGCAGGGGGCGACCTCTGGCTCCCCGGAGAAACCTCGGCCGGTGCCGAGCCGGTGGCCCGCGTACCGCAGGCGCCGGCGCCGGTCGCCCCGGCCGCCACGATCCCCGAGCCGACACTTCCCGATCCTGTGCCGGTGATCGCGCGCCAGGTGCCTTCCCGTGAGGAGCCTGCGGCAGTGCCCGCGCGTCCTGGCGTGGAAGCCCGGCAACCGACGGCGGCCATTTCAGCCGATCCGGGTTTCGTGCCGGTCGCGGTCTCGGCCGACGTCGATCCACCGGTGGGTGCCGCGGTGCCCACCGCAGGCCCGGCGGCACCGACCGCATCGGTCGCCACCGTACCGACCACCGCCGACGGTGGCGAAGATCGCGTGGCCCGGCCGACCTCCTCCGCGGTGCTCACACCGCTGCTTCCGGCAAACTGGTCTCCCAGCCCGGCAGGCACGATCGTCGTCCCGCATCGACTGGCCCTCCGCGGTGGGGGCGACACCGCCGCCGCCGTGGCCGCTGCCGTGGGAGCCGCGGACCGCGCTCGAAGCGTGACCGATCTCGCTTCCCTGACGGCCGGTACGCCGGCAGAGAATCGGGTGGTCGACACGCCCGTCGTAGCCGAGCCCGGCGACGTCGATCCACCCGTGACGTCCATCGAGGAGCCCATCGCTCATCCAGTCCTCGATCCAGTCGTCGACGATCCGGTCTCCGCTCCGGCGGCTGTGGTGACGAGCGAATCCCCGGCGGCACCCCGGAAGCGCGTCGTCGCACGGCTCAAGCCATCGGCTCCGCTGTCACCCGCCCCGGTGACTGCTTCGGACGCGACGCCACCGACCAAAAAGGTGGTCGTCGCCCAGTTGAAGCCTTCAACACGCCGGCCGACGGCCGCCGGGACGACGCCCGAGGAAGCCGCAGCACTCCCGCGGCCTCTGCCCCCGACGACGACGCGGTCGCGCTCCCCGTCCGCCGCTCGCCCGAAGCCGCCGGCGGCGAGCCATGGATTCCGGCTGCCGTCGATCTTCGATTGGGGGCGGTGACCATGGCGCCGGCGCCCGCCGCGCCGGCCCGCGACCGCCCGTGAGCGTCACTCCGCCGCCTCCGGCAGCGCGAACGGATCGAGCGTCCGGTGTTCCCCCCCGGTGCGCTCGCAGAGCGCCGCGAGGCGGGGCGACGGCGGGGCACCGTCGGCGGCGAAGCGGATCACGAACAGCCGGGCGCCACCCGCGAGCCGCTCGAGTCGGCCGAGATCGGCAGCCGCGAGGTCGTCGCCGTCCTCCCCGTCGGTGAGCAGGAAGACGACGTCGGGGCGGAGGCGGAACGCGGCAGCCAACGGTTCGGCGTGGCGTGTGCCCCCGTCGGCGCGGACCGCACCGATGAAGCGCCGCGCC encodes:
- the purQ gene encoding phosphoribosylformylglycinamidine synthase I; the protein is MLSPRVVVLRAPGTNCDRETLHAFERAGAFGRRVHVRALARRPALLDDVQIVCIPGGFSYGDDIASGRIFALEIRARLGDALRRFRDRGGLVLGICNGFQVLLQTGLLLADPDGRPLATLAHNASGRFVDRWVRLRLDPGPCRFLHGVAAEFDLPVAHGEGRFVTRSPAELDRLAAAGQLVLRYAADDHGATTNPNGSAADVAGVCDETGRVFGMMPHPERFVDATQHPSWTGRLDPAAAGAGLALFAAAVRAVSA
- a CDS encoding SPFH domain-containing protein, coding for MSVPAVSPPGFPPRPAFVERPLQPWSGWTALVGLVAGIVVPIPLVALLGRALAGTPFSWGGMIPLLAASAAILVPVVSFVCLFGLVAIAPNEARVFSLFGDYKGTARRSGFWWVNPFYTKKAISLRIRNFETGSSRTPEVKDAAGKVVEQQGRTHGRPSKVNDRNGNPVEISAVVVWRVVDTAEASFEVQDYEDFVAVQSEAALRSLATRYPYDSEDHETSLRGSTDEICRQLRADIQERLERAGVEVIEARISHLAYAPEIAAAMLQRQQAAAVVAARAKIVDGAVGMVQMALTHLERDGVVQLDDERKAAMVSNLLVVLCSDRHAQPVVNTGTIYS
- a CDS encoding VWA domain-containing protein, coding for MAETSLFGLAARGRRFVYVFDRSASMAGRPLAAAKRELLSSLARLGDGEQFHVIFYNHRLHVFAPAGREGRAVFATEANRAEARRFIGAVRADGGTRHAEPLAAAFRLRPDVVFLLTDGEDGDDLAAADLGRLERLAGGARLFVIRFAADGAPPSPRLAALCERTGGEHRTLDPFALPEAAE